A window of Saimiri boliviensis isolate mSaiBol1 chromosome 1, mSaiBol1.pri, whole genome shotgun sequence genomic DNA:
TGCCAAGTaagcagctggtgcctgcttaccaccgATCACAAACAAAGAGTATTCTCCACaagggagccacaggggcagggtcAGATATCTTAAAGAATGGATTTAACAGGTGTaggatatttatatattgtcctgccactttggaatgccccaagTCGTTTTCtactgggggaggggagtggataGGTTTTCTTTGCCCCATcgttcttcctagcaaacaatatattctatcatacactcagcattcatCACTATTcataaacttaacatttctcaacacccgtctctactaaaaatacaaaaaattagcagggggtggtggtgcacgcctgtaatctcagctactctggaggctagaggcacaagaatcgcttgaacccgggaggtggaggttccagtcagccaagatcgtgccatcgcactccagcctgggcgacaagactgtctcaaaataaaaataaaaataaaataggccaggtgtgacagctaacgcctgtaatcctagtactttgggaggctgaggagggaggatcatctgaggtcaggagttgggagaccagcctgaccatataattttgtatactaaaaatacaaaattagtcaggtgtggtggagtatgcctgtaatcccagctactcagaaggctatgcaggagaatcgcttgaatctgagaggtggaggttgccatgagccgagatggcgccattgcactccagcatgggcaacaagagcgaaactctgtctcaaaataataatggtgataataataaatacaaaaattaggctggcgtggtggcgggtgcctgtaatcccagctactcaggaggccgaggtaggagaatggcttgaacccaggaggcggaggttgcagtgagccaagatcgcgccactgcactccagtctgggcgtgaagagcaaaactccgtctcaatcaatcaatcgatCGATCGCCAGAGGGTATTGGCCTGACAAGTGCATAGAAGGCACCACCTTTACACCACTGTCGTGGTGCTTTGCTCGCCCTTGGGCGGAAGCCCCGCCCCCTCTGGTTCTGGCAACGGAGTCAGCGCGCCCTCTGGCGGCTGCTCGGCGGCGACACTACAGGCGCGGGATCCCAACCAGTGAGGTGGAGCCCAAGGCTCCGGCTAGAGCAGTCGGCCGGGAGATAAGGAGGGACGTTGAGGGCGGGGACGGGTCTGGACAGTCGTGGATTTCCGCGGTGCTCCGCAGCATCGAATCCTCTTCCACCGCGAGATCTTTCCTGGccgggaagggaaggagggagggcgtTTTTGCACCACTCCTAGATGCCCTGGAGGTTCCAAAAGACCTGCCACAGTCCCTGTCCTCCGCAAGAACCCCCCTGTACTGCCCAAGCTTTCATGTCCCCGCGGCAACAGGCTGCCTTTAGGGGTCCAGCCCAGGCAGGCCTGAGAGCCAAGGTGAGGGGGGAATTTCGCGAGTATGAGACCCACCGGATCCAGCCCTTTCTTCCAAATACCTGGCACGCGTTTTTGAGAAAGGCGTCTGGCCTCTGGCGGCCTAGGTCTTCGGGGCCTTGCCTACCTCTCTGCCTACCAATCTCCTATTCATTAATTCATGAAGCCCAGGGGAGTGAGGAGTGTGGTGGGGGACATTTTTCAGAGAACGGAAATCTCAAACTACAGAGGGGACCCctgttgtggaagacagaaaATCTGGAGGAAGAGCTGTGGTTAACTAGAGAAGGGGCAGGActggaggggaggaaagggcaCTACTGCAAAGGCCTGTGGCCCGAGGGAGGCTTACCATTGCTGAAATATCCTATGGCAGAAGCAGCTAGCCTTAGACaacagttcattcattcagtgacaTTCGAGGATCGGATGATGAGGAGGGGAGACAATACACGAATAAATCATGTTGTAAGTTGGTTAAGTTGGGAGGGTTGGGGGTCAGAAAGAAGCAATGAGGGACGGTTGGGGGACAGGAGGGCGGGTTTAGTAACAATGGGGTGAGCTGGGAGGACCCATCTGAAGATGAGTAAGGGATCTCAGCGAAACAGGCTTCCCAtccttccccctgcccccacGCCAAGGGAATTTGGTTGTTAAAGAagaatctggccgggcgcggtggctcaagcctgtaatcccagcactttgggaggccgaggcgggtggatcacgaggtcgagagatcgagaccatcctggtcaacatgatgaaaccccgtctccactaaaaatacaaaaaattagctgggcatggtggcgtgtgcctgtaatcccagctactcaggaggctgaggcaggagaattgcctgaacccaggaggcggaggttgcggtgagccgagataccgccattgcactccagcctgggtaacaagagtgaaactccgtctcaaaaaaaaaaaaaaaaaagccgggcgcggtggctcaagcctgtaatcccagcactttgggaggccgaggcgggtggatcacaaggttgagagatcgagaccaacctggtcaacatggtgaaaccccgtctctactaaaaatacaaaaaattagctgggcatagtggcgcgtgcctgtaatcccagctactcaggaggctgaggcaggagaattgcctgaacccaggaggcggaggttgcggtgagccgagatcgtgccattgcactccggcctgggtaacaagagcgaaactctgtctcaaaaaaaaaaaaaaaaaaaaaaaaaaaaaaaaaaaagaatccaagggttggagctgggcaccgtggctcccGCCTGtgaccaagaccagcctggccaacacgatgaaacctcgtctctgcaaaaaaaaaatacaaaaattagctgggcgtggtggcggagcatgcctgtggtcccagctacttagaaggctgaggttggaggatagtttgagcccaagGAATGTCGAGGCTGCattgagcagagattgtgccgttgcactccagcctgagcgacagagtgagaccccgtctcaaaaataataaatgaatgaatgaatgaatccgcAGGGCGcgttgactcacacctgtaatcccagcaatttgggaggctgaggcgggtggatcacctgaggtcaggaattcgagaccagcctgaccaacatggtgaaactctgtctctacttaaaaaaatataaaattagccgggcgtggtggtacacacctgtaatcccagctacttgggaggatgaggcaggagaatcgcttgaatctgggaagcggaggttgcagtgagccgagatcgcgccattctactctagcctgagcaacaagagcaaaacttagtctcaaagaaataaataaaaaattttaaaaataaaaattaaaaataatccaagAGACAGGAATCGTCTTGCTATGAGGGCGGCCATGGATGGGCGCCCGGGAGTTTAGGGGAGCCACACTGTGTTACCAGCACGTGCCTCAGGTTCACCACCCAGGGGCGACCTGGACACGCATAACCGCGTCTTCCGTGGGAATGCGCTCAGGACGGCCAGAGATGCCACAATGGTGCGGTCACCTCGCGAGGGAGGCTATAGGGAAGAGCAGGCGTCGAGACCCACGCTGAAGAGGAAAAAGTGCCTAGAGGCTGCACAGATGAAGTCGCCAGGAGGGACAAGAAGGAGACCGAGTACCGACCGGACCTCCGGGCGGGGACGCTGGGACCCTGTACTGTAGGAGTGGAACACAGACCCGAGACAAGGAAGAAGCAATGGGCTTCTAGGGAGCCTTAGGAATGAGGCGGTTACAGCCGCTGGTTTAGCGGAGTTGGTTGGAAAGGCGTGGCAGGAGGAAGAGCCGCCTCCGCCAGGCGCAGGCGCGCTCCCGGACGGGAAGGGGAGGGGCCTTACTCGCGGCCGCGCCCCGCCCCACGAACAAATATTTGACATTCCAGGCTTATCGGGAGGCGGGGCCCAAGGAGCAACGTTCTCCCTCCCTCCGGCGCCTGATTCTCCTACCGCTTCCGGGAGAGGAGCACGTGGGCAGTGCCCAGTTGGGCGGTCCGAAGATGGGCAGCTGCTAACCGATGCTCGCCTCCACCTCTCTAGGGAAAGTAAAGTGCTAATTGCGCGAACCCGCCGGACGAAGGATGCACTTTCCATTCTCTCCCTGTCGCAGTGTCCGGGCGCGTGTTCTTTCCGTCCTGGGCGCCTGTTTCTTCAGCTGCCAAGTGGAGCTACCCTGAGGTCTCTCGTCCCAGGCCTTGCCCCTTTCCCGGGCATTAGCTTTAAGGATGCGCCCGGTGTTCCGCTCTCTCCATTGTCCACGGACGGGACGCAGCGCCGCGCTTGTCCGAAAGCGCGTGGTGCGGCTCCGGTCTCAGTCTCGAGTTAGGCTAGGCAACCGCGTGACTCAGTTCCCGCCAGGCTGAAGCCCCTCCTTCCTGCTGGATTATTCAGTTTCTCAGTCACCTACCTAGGAGAGTTTGGGAACGTAAGGGACAGCCAAGAAACGCGCCATAAAGGAGCCTCACCAAGCTCCACTGGGCGAAGGAGGCACTGGGGAGCCCCTAACGCGGGACTGTTTGAATTGGGTTATAGGTGCGAGATGGACCAAGAAGGATCTTCCGcccgcacgcgcgcacacacgctCAACGATAGCCCGCCACCTGCCAGCGCGCTCGCAATTTCCAGGTAGCTGCTGCGCCGTCGAGAAAGGGACGAAACCAGGCAGGTGCCCCCACGTGGGGTAGGAGTGAGACTCCAGGCGCGTTCCATTCCTCTCAGCCTCGTCTAGGGTGCAGCTCTCTGGGATTAGGGGGGCTTCCTTTCTCCAGCATTGGGGCCTGCGCACTTCCAGCCCACAACGACCGCTCTCCGGCACTTCTCGGTGCCAAGCTACCGCTCGGCCCTAGCATCTGCGTGGGCGAGCCCTTCCCTGTGATCCCTGGTGACTACCCCACATCTCTAACAACCCCGATGATCCCGCAGCTCTCCCCTTTTCCAGCTGACTTCTGGCGACCCCCCGACAGGATGATACCCAGCAACTCTCATTGCCCCCTTGACCCTTTGACTTCCATCAACCCCAGACCTGCCGCGGTGACCCCCACAGCCCGTGGACTGCCTCTTGGTGAACTTCCATACGTCCTGTGTGACCTCTTGGACTGGAGAAGGCCTCTGGTCTTGTACGCTCCTTTGCGGAGGCCTGACGACCCCTGGGGAAGAGTCGGGGGAGAGCGGAAGAAGGGATTAGCCCCAAGAATCAGGCAGGACCAGCCCTGAAGTAGAAATGCGGATCCTGAGCGTCCGCCCAGGCCGGGAGTGTGAGTTCTAGCGTCCTGGGCAGTGCTCTGGCGGCCCTCCCACAAGGTTCCCGGCGCCGCCCTAGTCACGTGGCCGGCGGGGCCGGCAGGTAACTCGCCTGGAGAGGGCGTGGGCCAGTAGCCGCCCCTCCCCACGGGGCGCCACGGGCGGGTATCGGCAGCGCCCACTGAGCCAGCCGGGCCGCAGGTGCCGCCCCCGACACACGATGTCCCGCCCAAGCTGATCCGCGTCTGCCGTCGGTCGGTGCGTGCGTGCGCCTCGTCGGTCCGCGTGTGTCTGGCCGAGAGACCCCTTTCTCTGCGGCCATGACTCctccgccgcccccgcccccaggcCCTGACCCCGCGGCCGACTCCCCTGTGGACCCCTGCCCCGGACCTGAGTCATTGGTCGTCCTGTTTGGGGCTACGGCGGGTGCGCTGGGACGGGACCTGGGCTCCGATGAGACCGACTTAATCCTCCTAGTCTGGCAAGTGGTTGAGCCGCGGAGCCGCCAGGTAGGGTGGAAAGGAGGCGGTGAGGGTCACCAGCGAGCTTCCGGGGTCGAGGAGCGCGGCTGATCGGTTTCCCCCGCCGCTCACAGGTGGGGACGCTGCACAAATCTCTGGTTCGCGCCGAGGCGGCCGCACTGAGTCCGCAGTGCCGCGAGGCGAGCGGCCTGAGTGCCGACAGCCTGGCGTGCGCAGAGCCGCTGGACAAGGTGCTACAGCAGGTGAGCACCGGGGTGGGCGGCTGCACTGTCTGGCCATAAGGACATTTCTGGGCAGGAGAGGCGGCCGGAGGCTAGGCCTGGCGTGCCGCAACCAACCGGCCTGGGCGTCAGGAGGGAGCCTTGTTTGAAACTCTGAGCGACTCGCGTGTTCGTGTCCCTTTCATCCGCGCGTGCCGGCCATTCCCCTGGGCTCCTTACTTTTCAACCATTGTAGGGACCTACTCCTCCCGATCGGGACATAGGCTTTGGGATCCATCCCGAGTTCTCACCCGAGGAGCGAGGCTGAGACGCCTCTGGGAGACCTCCTGGGTCAGGTCTCCAGCAGCCAGAAGCGAAAGGGGTCGAGGGGTCCAAAGTTGGCTACAGGTGACCGGCCCTTGCGGCCCGCGTCTTTAGCCTGCCTGGGAGCCGCTGGAGCGGAGGCGTAGGGCGGTGTCGGCCCTAGAGGTAGACGCCGCCGCCAGGTGCAAACTGCTCGTCTAGGCCTGTCCCGGCCTGGCCTGGGGGACTATCTGCCTGCTGAGTGCAAAGGCCTGGGCTGCCTCCTGCCCTGTCTGAAGTGGGAAGTGGTTTccattgctgttttcttttccttatcttCACTATGGCGCTCATTCTGTGTCTGACTTGATTGTAATTAGTGTAAGTCCTTTTATACGCACACATTATTTCATCTTCCAACAACTCTGGTGGTTCCTAATGAGGAGGCACAATGATGATTCCCAGTCTGTTCCAGAAGGGCTCCTGGCCTTTCATTTGGGGAGTTTGCTGGAGAATAGCCGGGTTGCCTGCTCTGCCAGTCTCAGGTTGTAAAGTGTCGCAGAATTGGCAGGGAGAGTTGGTGGGTCTGTAATTAGTGCTTATACTTCTCCAGCGGGGatggaggctgggggagggctgGACAGCCTCAGTAGTGCTACCCCCTCTATGTGCAAACAGCTCAGCGCCAGCTGGTCGATAGGGTATGGGTCAAAGCTCATGCTGCCCCTGATGTCCAAGTGTAGAGAGCTCTGTCCCTGGAGTTTCTCTGTCCCTGGGTTGGTCAGACCTGGAGGCGGGGCTGCCATTGACCATGAGCCTTCTGGGCCTCAGGCCGGCCTGGGCCTCCCCCACCTGTCTGAGGGTGGTGCCTGGCCAGAGACAGGTTTAACCTGCTTTGCCCCGCCCCTTCCCACCTGCTTGTCCCACTCCAGGTGTTTGCTCTGGCCCCACTCCAAACTCctggagtgtgtgtgttgggggcttgGGTTATATGTGATTGCCCTCAGTtggcctggaggaggtgacagtgGACTGGAACaggattgggggtggggggaagggacATAGGGCTAGGCTCAACAGGTGTGGCCTCTTCTTCCCAGGCAGGATAGGGCTGAACATCTGGCTGAACCAGCTTTGCagcctgcctccttcctcctcccaccttcactTCCTGCCTGCCCAGCTGTGagtctgtctgtttctctctccccactccctatCCCCAGTTCTCACAGCTGGTGAACGGGGATGTGGCTCTGCTGGGCGGGGGCCCCTACGTGCTCTGCACTGATGGGCAGCAGCTATTGCGACAGGTCCTGCACCCAGAGGCCTCCAGGAAGGTATGCCCTTGAAGGAAaactgggctggggtggggggcagtaaGGTTTCCAGGACTCCTGTTGTCCTGAGGGTGGGCAGGGCACTCATCCCCATTCCTATGTGCCCCCAGAACCTGGTGCTCCCCGACACCTTCTTCTCCTTCTACAACCTCCGAAGAGAGTTCCATATGCAGCACCCAAGCATCTGCCCTGCTAGGGACCTCACTGTGGCTACCATGGCGCAGGGTATCTGTGACCTAGCAGGGTTAGGGTGGAGGAGCCACTGTGGGTAAATGTGTTTGGGAATGCCCATGCTGGTGGGTGGGTTATATGGACACATGCAAGTCTGCATTATCTGCTAAGTCCCTGAGTATACCTGTGTCTTTCTGTATGTGCTAGAATGAGTTTGGAATGTGGGTATGTGTCTTATCTATGTCTGAGCTGGGGACCTGTAAGTGCACACATGAACTGGGCCAAATGTGTATGCTGGTCTCTAGCATGTGTCTATGGAGGGGATTTGGGCCCTGGAGTGAACAAGATTACTGCTTATGCTAAGATGTCTTCGCTGTCACTTTTCTGCCCATAGATTTAGGACTGGAGACAGATGCCACAGAGGATGACTTTGGGGTCTGGGAAGTGAAGACAATGGTAGCTGTTATCCTCCATCTACTGAAAGAGCCCAACAGTAAGGTTTCCCTCACTGCCTGTCACCTGTTCTCAGGGATGGTGAATGCCTGCCTATTACTCCTCCCCACTTGTAGCCTTCTCTAAAAGACCACAGGGggaagcctcttttttttttttttttttgagatggagtgtctctctatagcccaggctggagtacagtggtgcaatctcagctcactgcaacctccacttcgccagttcaagtgattctcctgcctcagcccccagagtagctgggattacaagcacccaccaccacacccagctaatttttgaattcttagtagaggcagggtttcaccatattggccaggctggtctcgaactcctgacctcaaatgatccacccaccttggcatcccaaagtgctgggattataggccactgtgcctggcctgtcattCATCTCCCTCAACTGTCCTCTTTTTGCAGAGCTTGGTGGGGAGAACCCTCCAATCCACTAGACCCTGCTGACCCCCATACCCATCTTTTCTCAGGTCAATTATTTTCGAAGCCTGAGGTGATAAAGCGGAAATATGAAACGGGGCCTTGGTGAGTGTGGGAGCAGGGGTTGGGAGTGACAACAGCTGGACAACTCTGACACTGTGTCCTGCCCCTATAGCAGCAAGGCTGATGTGGTGGACAGTGAGACTGTGGTACGGGCTCGTGGGTTGCCCTGGCAGTCATCAGACCAGGACGTGGCTCGCTTCTTCAAAGGGCTCAACGTGGCCAGGTGGGTGTGGCGGGGTGGGTGGGCCCAAATGGACAGGCCTACCCAGGAGGCACTAACAGCACTGGCTCCACAGGGGTGGTGTAGCGCTCTGCCTCAACGCCCAGGGCCGCAGAAATGGCGAGGCCCTCATCCGCTTTGTGGACAGCGAGCAGCGGGACCTTGCGCTGCAGAGACACAAGCACCACATGGGCGTCCGCTATATTGAGGTGGGGCTTTGGGCTGGGAGCGGAGCAGGGCCAATGTGGGCTAGGCCCGAGACCAGTGAGCTGTTCTCTATGTACCCACAGGTGTATAAAGCGACAGGGGAGGAGTTCGTAAAGATCGCAGGGGGTGAGTGTACCCCAAACAGGGCCTGGCTCCCCTGGTTCTTGACCCATATCCCACTTCCCCACAACCCCTTGCCTGCATATTCCCCTGCATGGGTGAGTGTCTGGAAGAGCATGGGTGAAGTCAGCAGGTGACTCCCATGTCCCCCACACAGGCACATCACTAGAGGTGGCTCGTTTCTTGTCACGGGAAGACCAAGTGATCCTGCGGCTGCGGGGACTGCCCTTCTCGGCCGGGCCAACGGACGTGCTAGGCTTCCTGGGGCCAGAGTGCCCAGTGACTGGGGGTGCCGAAGGGCTGCTCTTTGTGCGCCACCCTGACGGCCGGCCAACTGGTGATGCCTTTGCCCTCTTTGCTTGTGAGGAGCTGGCACAGGCTGCACTGCGCAGGCACAAGGGCATGCTGGGTAAGCGATACATCGAACTCTTCCGGAGCACTGCAGCAGAGGTGCAGCAGGTGAGCACCTAGGGCTCCCCACCCAGATGTACTGTTACTCCAGGTCGGGCCTCTGTGCCCCTGCCCTACTTGGCATGACCAGCCTGTTGTTGCTTTCCTTACTAGGTCCTGAACCGCTATGCATCCGGCCCACTCCTTCCCACACTGACTGCCCCACTGCTGCCCATCCCCTTCGCACTGGCAGCTGGGACCGGGAGGGATTGTGTACGCCTCCGAGGCCTGCCCTACACAGCCACTATTGAAGACATCCTGAGTTTTCTCGGGGAGGCAGCAGCTGACATCCGGCCCCACGGTGTGCACATGGTGCTCAACCAGCAGGTAAGGCCACTGCTTATTGAGCAGTGGGGGAAACATAAATAGGAAGGAATGTATGTGTTAGGGGTAAGGCACTCTTACACATGACAAACTGCTCACAAGATGGTGTGCACAGGGCCGGCCGTCGGGTGATGCCTTCATCCAGATGACATCAGCAGAGCGAGCCCTAGCTGCTGCTCAGCGTTGCCATAAGAAGGTGATGAAGGAGCGCTACGTGGAGGTGGTCCCCTGTTCCACAGAGGAGATGAGCCGTGTGCTGATGGGGGGCACCTTGGGCCGCAGTGGCATGTCCCCTCCGCCCTGCAAGCTGCCCTGTGAGtgccccaggggctggggaaggaggccTGTGGGATCCAGGCTGTTGTAGGCCACTACCTTCTTTAGTGGGGACTCCTTTCTAGCTGCCCCAGATATTGTGGGGCTGATAGGTCCACAgcagcttgctttcttttttaaaatggaagctCTGGTACCTTCAATGTATGACTCCTGGGAGAGTCAAGGGTCCATCTGAGCATCTAAAGATCCGAATGTTCTACCTCCCCCTGTGCCTCTCATGGGCAAtaaagaggcagagagagccaGCCCCAGGGTACTGCTGGGCTCCGTGCACATGCACTTTCTACTTCTGTCTCTAGGCCTCTCACCACCTACCTACACCACCTTCCAAGCCACCCCAACCCTCATTCCCACGG
This region includes:
- the ESRP2 gene encoding epithelial splicing regulatory protein 2 isoform X7, producing MQHPSICPARDLTVATMAQDLGLETDATEDDFGVWEVKTMVAVILHLLKEPNSQLFSKPEVIKRKYETGPCSKADVVDSETVVRARGLPWQSSDQDVARFFKGLNVARGGVALCLNAQGRRNGEALIRFVDSEQRDLALQRHKHHMGVRYIEVGLWAGSGAGPMWARPETSELFSMYPQVYKATGEEFVKIAGGTSLEVARFLSREDQVILRLRGLPFSAGPTDVLGFLGPECPVTGGAEGLLFVRHPDGRPTGDAFALFACEELAQAALRRHKGMLGKRYIELFRSTAAEVQQVLNRYASGPLLPTLTAPLLPIPFALAAGTGRDCVRLRGLPYTATIEDILSFLGEAAADIRPHGVHMVLNQQGRPSGDAFIQMTSAERALAAAQRCHKKVMKERYVEVVPCSTEEMSRVLMGGTLGRSGMSPPPCKLPCLSPPTYTTFQATPTLIPTETATLYPSSTLLPAARVSAAPTPVAYYPGPATQLYLNYTAYYPSPPVSPTTVGYLTTPTAALASAPTSVLSQPGALVRMPGVPYTAGMKDLLSIFQAYQLAPDDYTSLMPVGDPPRTVLQAPKEWVCL